The following is a genomic window from Chloracidobacterium sp..
GCATCGGCGGAGTTTGGTGATGTGATCAGGGCTGTAACGCCGGCAGCCTCAGCGGTTCGCAGTACTGCACCGAGGTTTGACGGATTATTGACCTCGTAAAGATATAGATATATCGGAAGCACCGCCGAGGCGGCTTGCCGAAGATCGGCCATGGAGCAATGCGGCCGTTCGGCTATGGCAGCGATGCCCTGTGAACCGGCGGTATCGCATATCGAGTCAAAGATGGCTCGCTTCACTGTCAGCGGATCGATCGAATGATCTTTCAGCAGATCGAGTACGCTTTGATCGGGAAACTCGCTTGAAACAAGACATGAAATGATCCGCACATTTCGTTTTAATGCCTCGACGACAAGCCGTTTTCCTTCCAGAAATATGACAGAAGGTTCCCTGCCGTCGCGTACACGCTTTGCGAACTTTACGCGTTCGTTGTCCCTGCTGGTTATGATGGTCTTGTGCAGCATCGAAAAAGCCCTTAAACTAATTCAACTTACTTGATATGCGCCCGGAATCCAAACCTATGACCAAGATAGAAGAGCTGACTGCACGTTCGCGGGCCGCTGAAATGGGAGGCGGTGAGGCCCGCCTTGATAAGCAGCGTTCATCGGGCAAACTTACCGCACGCGAGCGGATCAACCTGTTCCTCGACGAAGGAACGTTCGAAGAGTTCGATAAATTCGTTCGCCATCGTGCAACCGATTTCGGACTCGATAAACAGGTATTTGACGGCGATGGGGTCGTAACGGGCCATGGGCTGGTGGACGGCCGCGAGGTATTCGTTTTCGCTCAGGACTTTACGGTATTCGGCGGCTCGCTTTCCGAAACGCATGCGCAGAAGATCTGCAAGATAATGGATCTCGCAATGAAAACAGGCGTTCCCGTTATCGGCCTGAACGATTCCGGCGGTGCCCGTATCCAAGAAGGTGTCGTTAGCCTTGCGGGCTATGCGGATATTTTCCTGCGGAATACGCTCGCAAGCGGCGTCGTTCCGCAGATCAGCTGTATTCTCGGCCCTTGTGCAGGCGGTGCTGTTTATAGTCCGGCGATCACGGATTTCAACGTAATGGTCAAGGATACGTCCTATATGTTCATCACGGGGCCGGACGTGATAAAGACCGTAACGCATGAGGATGTTACAAAGGATGAGCTCGGCGGAGCAATGACGCATAACGCCCGATCCGGCGTAGCTCACTTTGCAGCAGATTCCGACGAACACGCATTGCGGATCACCCGCGAGTTACTCTCGTTCATTCCGTCCAACAATATGGACGATCCGCCGTTCGTTCCGACGGATGATCCGTCAGAGCGTACCGATGACTCTTTGAACACGCTTATACCGGAATCGCCCAATCAGCCGTACGACATCCGCGATGTCGTGACAAAAGTCGTCGATGACGCTTATTTCTTTGAGGTTCAAGAGCATTTCGCACCGAATATCGTTGTCGGCTTCGCAAGACTCGGCGGATCTTCGGTCGGAATTGTTGCAAATCAGCCGGCGTTCCTCGCAGGTGTACTCGACATCGATGCATCGGTCAAGGCGGCTCGATTCGTGCGCTTTTGTGACTGTTTCAATATTCCGCTGATAACCTTTGAGGATGTTCCGGGCTTTCTTCCGGGGATCAATCAGGAGCATCAAGGCATCATTCGCAACGGTGCAAAGCTGCTGTTCGCCTTTGCCGAAGCGACGGTTCCAAAGCTGACCGTCATCACACGAAAGGCTTACGGCGGAGCTTATTGCGTGATGGCGTCGAAGCACATTCGCACCGATGTGAATTTCGCGTATCCTACCGCCGAGATCGCCGTGATGGGAGCTGAAGGCGCAGTTGGCGTTCTGTATAAAAAGGAGCTGCTCGACACCACCGATCCGATCGGCACACGCGACCGTATTATCAAAGAATTTACCGATAAGTTCGCCAATCCGTATGTCGCCGCCGAGCGCGGCTACATCGACGAGGTAATTGAACCGAAATATACAAGACCGAAATTGATCCGGGCACTTTCACTCCTGCGAAATAAACGCGACAGTAATCCGCCCAAGAAGCACGGCAACATACCGCTTTGATACGCGGACCGGCTAAGCAACCCTATGCAATATGACCCGACCGGCCGCCCGACGGTTTCACTGATCGACCTCGACGCCCTTGCGTTCAATTATCGCTCGGTGCGTACGTTCGTCGGCAAAGGCCCGCAGT
Proteins encoded in this region:
- a CDS encoding RNA methyltransferase, whose translation is MLHKTIITSRDNERVKFAKRVRDGREPSVIFLEGKRLVVEALKRNVRIISCLVSSEFPDQSVLDLLKDHSIDPLTVKRAIFDSICDTAGSQGIAAIAERPHCSMADLRQAASAVLPIYLYLYEVNNPSNLGAVLRTAEAAGVTALITSPNSADAFSAKANRAALGANLRLAVCEGVTFANALAWALSNGITVTASAASADKQHCEIDWMRPRLLVLGSEAHGLPADILSAAEESVCIEMENEVESLNLAVSVGIILFEAKRQISG
- a CDS encoding acyl-CoA carboxylase subunit beta — protein: MTKIEELTARSRAAEMGGGEARLDKQRSSGKLTARERINLFLDEGTFEEFDKFVRHRATDFGLDKQVFDGDGVVTGHGLVDGREVFVFAQDFTVFGGSLSETHAQKICKIMDLAMKTGVPVIGLNDSGGARIQEGVVSLAGYADIFLRNTLASGVVPQISCILGPCAGGAVYSPAITDFNVMVKDTSYMFITGPDVIKTVTHEDVTKDELGGAMTHNARSGVAHFAADSDEHALRITRELLSFIPSNNMDDPPFVPTDDPSERTDDSLNTLIPESPNQPYDIRDVVTKVVDDAYFFEVQEHFAPNIVVGFARLGGSSVGIVANQPAFLAGVLDIDASVKAARFVRFCDCFNIPLITFEDVPGFLPGINQEHQGIIRNGAKLLFAFAEATVPKLTVITRKAYGGAYCVMASKHIRTDVNFAYPTAEIAVMGAEGAVGVLYKKELLDTTDPIGTRDRIIKEFTDKFANPYVAAERGYIDEVIEPKYTRPKLIRALSLLRNKRDSNPPKKHGNIPL